The Mercurialis annua linkage group LG8, ddMerAnnu1.2, whole genome shotgun sequence genome window below encodes:
- the LOC130014960 gene encoding uncharacterized protein LOC130014960 yields MLMRNINQSAGLCNGTRMVITHLGKWFVQARVFTGKNKEDIVLIPRITMTEMDSRWPFKIRRRQLPLSVCFSMTINKSQGQSFKQVGLLLQNQVFAHGQLYVALSRVKSRNDFELYTKRDVYANAYKLFDEMGI; encoded by the exons ATGTTAATGAGAAACATCAACCaatctgcaggtttatgtaatgGAACAAGAATGGTTATAACACACCTAGGAAAATGGTTTGTGCAAGCAAGAGTTTTTACAGGAAAAAATAAGGAAGACATTGTATTAATACCGAGAATCACAATGACTGAGATGGACTCTAGGTGGCCTTTCAAGATAAGGAGAAGACAATTGCCATTATCTGTGTGTTTTTCTATGACTATAAACAAGAGTCAGGGTCAATCTTTCAAACAAGTTGGATTGTTATTGCAAAATCAGGTGTTTGCACATGGCCAGCTATATGTGGCTTTATCAAGAGTGAAATCAAGAAATG ACTTTGAACTTTATACCAAGCGTGATGTTTATGCTAATGCCTATAAGCTATTTGATGAAATGGGTATATGA
- the LOC126661705 gene encoding uncharacterized protein LOC126661705: MTRAEHGLSENWAANLSLIFVQLTVLCILLLNQHVMHLDFSNPGELWQSNREILADGILHRLQRRPHCINVHITEDEVYNYALIDIEQCLKELGKSIRDYDEIPMPDTSSSRNINNTLLLQEMNYDIRQENALNDQYQSELNADQQAIYDTVINYVKEKKGKLIFVYGHGGTGKTFLWRAIIHRIRCESKIVLPVATSGIAALLLPGGRTAHSRFHIPLEINSESVCDIKQGTQLADLIQNTDLIIWDEAPMTHKFCFEALDRSLRDILKFKNSDAINEPFGGMTVVLGGDFRQILPVIPKGGKMR, from the exons ATGACAAGAGCAGAACATGGACTAAGCGAAAATTGG GCAGCAAATCTTTCGCTGATATTCGTACAGTTAACAGTGTTGTGCATCCTACTTTTAAATCAGCATGTTATGCACTTGGACT TTTCTAATCCAGGAGAGTTATGGCAATCAAACCGCGAGATACTAGCAGATGGAATATTACATCGATTACAAAGAAGACCACACTGTATCAATGTCCACATTACAGAAGATGAGGTTTACAACTATGCTTTAATAGATATTGAACAATGTTTGAAAGAACTTGGCAAGTCTATACGAGATTATGATGAGATACCAATGCCGGATACCTCTTCGTCTAGAAACATAAACAATACCCTTCTATTACAGGAGATGAATTATGATATACGTCAAGAGAACGCATTGAATGATCAGTATCAATCAGAATTAAACGCCGACCAACAAGCAATTTATGACACGGTGATAAATTATGTTAAGGAGAAAAAAGGAAAACTTATTTTTGTTTATGGGCATGGTGGTACCGGGAAGACCTTCTTATGGAGAGCAATCATACATAGAATTCGATGTGAGTCTAAAATAGTGTTGCCGGTTGCTACATCAGGAATAGCGGCTCTATTACTTCCGGGTGGTAGAACGGCACATTCGAGGTTCCATATACCGCTGGAAATAAATTCTGAATCAGTTTGTGACATAAAACAAGGGACACAACTTGCTGATCTCATTCAAAATACAGACTTGATAATATGGGACGAGGCACCTATGACTcataaattctgttttgaagcACTAGACAGAAGCTTAAGGGACATCCTCAAATTCAAAAATTCTGATGCCATTAATGAACCTTTTGGAGGAATGACAGTTGTTTTAGGGGGGGACTTTCGACAAATCTTGCCTGTGATTCCAAAAGGAGGAAAAATGAGATAA